One Solea senegalensis isolate Sse05_10M linkage group LG21, IFAPA_SoseM_1, whole genome shotgun sequence DNA segment encodes these proteins:
- the LOC122758693 gene encoding spermatid perinuclear RNA-binding protein — translation MRSFRSFSNDDRHVMAKHSTIYPSSQELEAVQTLVSTVECALKHVSDWLDQSAVAGESQPADSTQDDEPGDEPSGETLESCDSYRESSGGGGVLCGVMRIGLVAKGLLIKGDMDLELVLMCRDKPTQTLLDTVCHNLPTQIEKLTEEKYEVTSSLPEAAILVQTKTEPRLTLKITLTSPAMREDGDEEEEEEEEEEEEEEETVENGLEGGEVEEGKEAEEEVQEEEEEQEKVNGQVLGAAAQRVEAEEEDEEEGEVLDRHRCLLALAALRHAKWFQARVNGLKSCVIVLRILRDMCNRHPVWEPLKGWPLELICEKAIATCNRPLGAGEALRRVMECLASGIVLPGGPGLHDPCEKEPTNTLANMTDQQAEAITFSAQHALRLMAFGQIYKVLEMEPLPSNKPSQKYPWCDKEGLALKRPYEDGFMDDKDLIKKMKRNLRKVLDSKAIDSNQPMNALMRLNQIRPGLQYRLLSQSGPVHAPVFTMSVDLDGTIYEASGSSKKTAKLHVAVKVLQAMGYPTGFDSDLDPMSSDEKSDGEGKSDTSSHTSNNPTHSSDSSNTLEVRTQGPILTASGKNPVMELNEKRRGLKYELISESGGSHDKRFIMEVEVDGQKFRGAGPNKKVAKASAALAALEKLFSGPNAAANKKKKILPQTKGALAAAAAASAVAAQVARGRGRAALARGAFVSAAAPGYVTPGFGTPYGYSPAAAAAAAAPAYGGLFIDNPFYQPRTIAPFIIHLGPQDLFSDF, via the exons AGGTCCTTCCGTTCCTTTAGTAACGATGACCGCCATGTCATGGCAAAACACTCCACCATCTACCCGTCCTCTCAGGAGCTAGAGGCAGTCCAGACACTGGTGTCCACGGTGGAGTGTGCCCTCAAACacgtctctgattggctggatcAGAGCGCCGTCGCCGGCGAGAGCCAACCAGCGGACAGCACGCAGGACGACGAGCCTGGCGATGAACCCAGCGGCGAAACTTTGGAATCCTGTGACAGTTACAG agagtCCAGTGGTGGTGGCGGCGTGTTGTGTGGAGTGATGAGGATCGGCCTCGTGGCCAAAGGCCTCCTCATCAAAGGGGACATGGACCTGGAGCTGGTGTTGATGTGCAGAGACAAACCCACACAGACGCTGCTGGACACTGTCTGTCACAATTTACCCACACAGATAGAG AAGCTGACAGAGGAGAAGTACGAGGTCACCAGCTCCTTGCCcgaggcagccatcttggtaCAAACTAAAACAGAGCCCAGACTCACACTGAAAATCACCCTCACGTCGCCCGCCATGAGGGAAGAcggagacgaggaggaggaggaggaggaggaggaggaggaagaggaggaagagacggTGGAGAACGGgctggagggaggagaggttgaggaggggaaggaggcggaggaggaggtgcaggaggaagaggaagagcaggagaaggTGAACGGGCAAG TGTTGGGTGCTGCTGCGCAGAGAgtggaggctgaggaggaggatgaggaggagggggaggtgctGGATAGACACAGATGTCTGTTGGCCCTGGCAGCGCTGCGACACGCCAAGTGGTTCCAG gcACGAGTGAACGGGCTCAAGTCCTGCGTCATTGTTCTCAGGATACTTAGAGACATGTGCAACAGACACCCCGTCTGGGAACCTCTCAAAGGATGG CCCTTAGAGCTCATCTGTGAGAAGGCGATCGCCACTTGCAACAGACCTCTTGGGGCCGGAGAAGCCCTGCGCAGAGTCATGGAGTGTCTGGCCTCAGGCATAGTGCTACCAG GTGGTCCAGGTTTACACGACCCATGTGAGAAAGAGCCAACAAACACACTCGCCAACATGACTGACCAGCAGGCGGAGGCCATTACCTTCAGtgcacag CATGCTCTCAGACTCATGGCATTCGGGCAGATCTACAAGGTGCTGGAGATGGAGCCTCTCCCCTCAAATAAACCGTCACAGAAATACCCTTGGTGTGATAAAGAAG GCTTAGCGCTGAAGAGGCCATACGAGGACGGATTCATGGATGACAAAGATCTCAtcaagaagatgaagaggaatCTGAGGAAAG TCTTGGACAGTAAAGCCATAGACTCCAACCAGCCAATGAATGCTCTGATGCGGCTGAACCAGATACGGCCAGGGCTTCAGTATCGCCTGCTGTCTCAGTCGGGCCCGGTTCACGCTCCGGTCTTCACCATGTCGGTGGATCTCGATGGAACCATTTACGAAGCGTCGGGATCCTCCAAGAAGACCGCCAAGCTGCATGTCGCTGTCAAG GTTCTCCAGGCGATGGGCTACCCAACGGGTTTCGACTCAGACCTGGACCCCATGAGTTCGGACGAGAAGTCGGACGGCGAGGGGAAAAGCGACACGTCCTCACACACTAGCAATAACCCCACGCACTCCTCGGACAGCTCCAACACACTCGAG GTGCGAACTCAGGGTCCCATTCTGACAGCGAGTGGGAAGAATCCTGTCATGGAGCTGAACGAGAAGAGGCGAGGCCTAAAGTATGAGCTCATCTCTGAGAGCGGAGGCAGCCATGACAAACGCTTTATAATGGAG GTGGAGGTGGATGGGCAGAAGTTTCGCGGGGCAGGCCCCAACAAAAAGGTAGCAAAGGCCAGCGCTGCTTTGGCAGCTCTGGAAAAACTCTTCTCTGGCCCCAACGCTGCtgcaaacaagaaaaagaagatactGCCTCAG ACTAAAGGAGCcctggcggcggcggcggcggcctcAGCGGTAGCAGCTCAGGTagccagaggaagaggaagagcggCCCTCGCGAGAGGAGCCTTCGTCAGTGCAGCTGCACCCGGATACGTCACGCCTG GCTTCGGGACACCATATGGCTACAgccctgctgctgccgctgctgcagctgctcctgcaTACG